One genomic window of Hemitrygon akajei chromosome 1, sHemAka1.3, whole genome shotgun sequence includes the following:
- the LOC140739025 gene encoding homeobox protein Nkx-3.1-like: MSVTTKPFTSFLIQDILAQKEVPGGPRQRLTPLETDASKPWPEGRRSGGDSETGAEEVARETDLEVGAPPGIAAHRRAEVSPAGVRSPKKKRTRAAFSHAQVLELERRFDGQRYLSAPERADLATALKLTETQVKIWFQNRRYKTKRKMLSASQSYAVPKEQVGTMERTPFMSSYQSYRHYPYLYCLGSFSPTLW, from the exons ATGTCTGTCACAACAAAACCATTCACATctttcctcatccaggacatccTGGCGCAGAAGGAGGTACCGGGAGGTCCCAGACAAAGACTGACCCCTTTAGAAACAGATGCGTCCAAGCCCTGGCCAGAGGGTAGACGGTCCGGAGGGGATTCGGAGACTGGAGCTGAAGAGGTTGCGAGAGAGACAGACCTGGAGGTTGGAG CTCCGCCAGGCATTGCCGCTCACAGGAGGGCTGAGGTCTCGCCCGCAGGGGTGAGAAGCCCCAAGAAAAAGCGTACGCGAGCAGCCTTCTCCCACGCCCAGGTGCTGGAGCTCGAGCGGAGGTTCGACGGGCAGAGGTACCTGTCGGCGCCCGAGAGGGCCGACCTGGCCACTGCGCTGAAGCTCACCGAGACGCAGGTGAAGATCTGGTTCCAAAACCGCAGGTACAAGACCAAGAGGAAGATGCTGTCAGCCAGCCAGAGCTACGCTGTGCCCAAGGAGCAGGTGGGCACAATGGAGAGGACACCATTCATGTCCTCCTACCAGAGTTACCGGCACTATCCCTATCTGTACTGCCTGGGATCCTTTAGCCCCACCCTGTGGTGA